gtcttctaactgtcacagtacttacaggtaactccagactgtctttgatcatcctggaggtgatcattggctgagcctttgccattctggttattcttctatccattttgatggttgtcttctgaacaatgtcttgaacgacccattttcctcagctttcaaatgcatgttcaacaagtgttggcttcatccttaaataggggccacctgattcacacctgtttcttcacaaaattgatgacctcagtgactgaatgccacactgctatttttttgaacacacccctttcaactaattcaactaattgcccaattgcacagccttaagagcgtgcatatcatgaatgctgggtctcatttgttttctgagaatctactgaacctactggtaacttgtttgccacgtagcaataaacaaatatacgaaaaaccttgattattctggttagtcacattgtactgctattattttgaacaatactgtatgtgaggATAGCAATCAAGCTTATTTTCTGAAACCAAAATTAAAACTGAACAcctcaaaattacaaaaacaatatcCTTCAAAAAGGTCTCTTCAGTGTAAtggataaaataattttatgtaaaattaaaaagtcaAAGCCTGGTTTCAGCCTCAGTGGCAGCTGCAGTCATGTCCTCATCACATTTATAAAACTCCTGTGATTCACAACTGCTGGCTCAGAAACTCAAAATTCACTTAAAGTAGCTTTGTTGACAACTTTGGGTAAGGGGGAAATGTTCAAGATATAGTACTTTCAGTGCCCTGTAGTCAATATCACATAATTTGTAGCATAAATAAACTACAAAGTACCCCAgaaaaatacttaagtacagtaatgagttacatttactcaagtactttgcacctctaaatgtaaatgttatgtggtttaaggttaaaaaaaaaaaacattattttccatataatgtacattattgtttctcctctatgccccaccttctgaaatgcgttgatttttacaaagctcatcgtctgagaaagcgaggtgtgctctgattggccagctttccagtgcattatgattggctgaatacctctagcatgtgacggaaatgttactccCTTCACCATATTACTGTCTCCCAGTAGCATGAGACTCAGTCCATCTCTACATAATTActgacataattactgattataatgagttatAATGTGTTTTTACGTGTTGCATATCATGCTGCGTAAAcgtaaaaccatgtctgcatttgtgatcggagaaacaagtgctattctacactgctcaaaattcGTGTTTGAATCATAAGAGGCAAATtctctaaagtaaaaaaaaacatacttacagactgtgagtcagaagcacctaactgtccttgcaaagttgtaattgccccactttatagaaacggCCTTTGTGCCACAGACGCATTGTAGGCTACTGTTTCAAGAAACAGTCATCATCCTCCataaaaatgcactgcacacatctgagtATTTGGTTTGAATGGTTCCAGAAGTGTGTTGTAGATGCAACTTAACcacagtttcactttcacaatgaaaccgattctccacaacatggcactaGTGGCaaaagtgagaataaaagttgACCCCTTTAATCCGAACGCAGGACAGCTGTATCACTTGCACACCAGCCTAACCTAACCTCTCCCGCTGTAACCCTATAACTGCCAGTGCAGCAAAATAAACCGCAATTTCACTATGATTATAAAGTCTGCGGGCTACActacattctttattattaaaccAAGTAATTAGAACAACATCAGTCTACATTAATCAACACATTCTTAGGTTCACAACGAATTATCAGAACTACTTCAGTAAACAGTAATATGCTTTACCTGGACACCTAAAGCTGCACTAGGTATACATCACATATTAGCACAAAACTTGATATTTTGAGCACTCAACTGAAATGACATGCACACAACGAaatgtttgaattgtatttcTGTGGTATCCTTGAACACAGCGTCTTCTCAACATCATGTAAACACACTAATACTGGAAGTGTTTGTGTGCCGGTCAGACTCTGTTCTTATTTCGTGGGCAGGTAATAAGTCAactaccatttattttatttcatgtaacatattttttgtggttttattttaagttgactaCAACAACCTTGCTCCCAACATGCAAATATATGTTCAATTATTGAAATACTAACTTAAAATTTTAGACATACTCGaagtaaatatttacattgaAGTGGTTCGGCTACCAAAAAGGTTGGGGAACCCCAGGTTTATAATAATGTTCTTCCATACCAACGAGGATACAGATTCAGGAGCATCTCATATCTGGTGAAATCATGGTGAAGATGCAGATACACACAGAGTCTTTGTGTCAGCCCAGAAACCGCTCACTCTCGCTCTCTGACTCTCTCTGAAGGTGCTGATCGCTTCATGGACGATGTGGCCCGTATGATCGGCTATCGTCCTCTGCCGTATATGAAGTGGTGCTGGTCTTACGTCACTCCGGTAGTATGCATGGTGGGTTTAACACTGCAATAATGGATCAACATGGGGTTTCGTATTCTTGAGAGGGTCTCAAAggggtgtttgtgtgtttcacagGGTGTTTTCTTCTTTCATGTGGTCAACTACAAGCGATTAGTGTATAATGCGGTGTATGTGTACCCGTGGTGGGGTGAGGTGCTGGGCTGGTTTCTCGCTCTCTCATCCATGCTTTGCATTCCTCTCACCGTCCTCTACAAACTGCTGCACTGCAAAGGCTCTCTCATGGAGGTACGACAAATGACTTGTAGTTAGTTCCTCACTGATAGTTGCATAAATCTCTGGTTCGTGTGGTATGCAGTGTTTGTTCAGTTTGTGTGactctgtgtttctctgttcaGCGTTGGCAGCATCTGACGACACCTGTCTGGGGTCGACATCACCTCGAGTTCCTTCCACCTGAGAACGAAGCCAGACTTCTACCAAAGGCAGAAGAGAATAAAAACACCCTGTTATATGAAAGTGTCATTTAATATCCTGGCCAGCTCTAGTAAATGATCTAGgccttgtgcacacacacacacacacacacagtggtgttcGCTCTGTCATGATCAAGAGAATCACTCAAGTCAAGTCCATACTACACAGCAGAGCACCTATATGCCATTAACATACGCCGTCATCCCACTAAAGCACTTCAGCACTTCAGTAATAATGCTGATCTTCTGTCAGTGTGTTATATTTCAGAAGAAGGCCTCAGAGAAGCTCATCACGCATGCTTGTGTTTGAGTGACCGTTATCTGCCAGTGTGCTGATGTTGTTCAGTATTATGTCTTTGTGTTCGGTGAGATCTCACAGCAGTGTTGTGGAGCAGAGAGTGGGCTAATTATTTATTAAACCCATTTTCAGACCAAAAttatattgtgtgcatttatttggCTTGGTGAAACCCTTATTTTAAGAATATAAATGTACAGTGTAAAGATGAAGAGAGTAATATACATGGTTTACGGTTTAGGATGGGGGTGGTAAGATttctttaatgtttctgaaagaaggcttacagtttaaaataacttgttttctAATGTTAATATATTCTGAGCAGTAATTTATACCTGCGATGTAAAGCatgcatcattaatccagtcttcagtgtcacatgatccttcagaaatcattctaatgtgctgctcaacaaacatttgctataaatcaatgttgaagacagtcgtgctgcttaatgtttttgtggaaacattattttttaatacagtagCTCAGATGtacatcatttaatttaaaacagatattttgtaacattttacaaaTCATTGTAGCCAAttctgatcaattaaatgcatccttgctgaataaaagtattcaacatttttatattacattatcatGTAATTTTATTCACCTTAAATCAGGGTCTTCCTCattcatttgtaattatttatgtgtTGTATCTGTGGTCTAGATTAAtctgttttaaataatatcagATGATTTACAGTTAAGATCTTTGACTCTCGAGTTCTCATTTCCCAAAACAGTTCacacacatttttgaaaatgactggACATTTTCTGATCCAtatcaaaaaacattttccacataatgtacattattgtttctcctctatgccccatctTTCTGAAAAGCGTTGTTTTTatcaaagctcatcggtctgaaaagcgaggtgtgctctgattggccagctatccagtgcgttgtgattggctgaatacctcaagcgtgtgacagaaatgttacagcCCTTATTATACTGTGATGCCGAGTCCCGGCCGGACGAGACAAAAACAatgaaacccattacaaacaaggcactcTTGTGCATCCAGTGGAGACATAATTAAAgtttataatgacttatactgtgtttttgcACGTTGCGTTGCATATCGCGCTGTGTaaacaaaaccatgtctgcatttgagatcggagaaacaacaaaatgtgctcaaaactcatgtttgaatcatcagtggcaaatcctttaaatatgtaaacgtacttacagactgtgagtcagaagcatggcattgtagtcttctctcccaggatcaggaaacatcttaatatttgggttgaactgttctggaagagtgttgtaaatacaacttaatcaCTGATTTCCAGTTGTGTCCTCTTtcggaagaccaaacaaagtagtagcaacagcgagaatcaaagttaagctttctttctttgtgaacatttgggcggcgtaatgcaaatcttcccacatcgtgatgtagacattgAGGACATTTTTGAACGAGGCATTTAGGGGGGCGTAGACGAGTCTAAACTTTGATGAAGAATacctctttgggtttgagacttaagtctttgcaactttacagatcttatctattcacgaacggcttgtaacactccaaagagaatggAAAAACTTGAAAACGCATCGTAAGAGCCCTTTAAGGTTTTTAGAGTGACTGTGTCAGCGAGTTTGATGCTGGGTTGGAATGCTGGAATCTCACGAGGTCTGGAATGGGATTAGTGTTTTTAACAAGCGTGTCTAATGAGGGTTTAACATGTCAGTCAAGAGTCACCACCAAACCTTTCTGACCTTCTGTTACACTTCTTGACTGTACTGTTTCAAAAGTAATTTGACCAGGTTTAGAGTTACACAGAACTGCTAAATGAGCAAACAACATCAGATCATTTTAAACCtgctttttattcatttgtactgCATATTAATTTGAACTAAAATGTCTAATATACAGTGTTATCATAGTTCAGTGTGTTCATGTTGTATCCCAAACCTTAGAAAGCAGAGTGTTATATAACAAAGTAAAGGGTCTTTTATAacatggtgaaaaaaataaaaaaaggattatgATTATTAGATCCAGATGTGTCTGTGTGGATGAGTAAGATGAACATCCCTAGTTTACTTCCTAGTTTACAATCTGTTCCTGCTCCACTTATGCTTATCTGAACACTATCCAATTTTTTTCGACTCTtaactgtgaaaataaataaataaataaatatgttgctACTTCAGCTGATCTCTGGCTCTGGTTTCAGCTGGCACTGTGtgctattattttataaaataaaatgagaaagaaTCAAGTGTCCAAAAAATAAGCTTAGTTCTTTCACAAATAAAACTTCTCAAGGAAAATATCCGCCATTCTCCttctaaaataaaagtcttcCCTCAGGAATTCTCCTAAGAGTTTCAAAAACCAAAAGATCTGCACAGAAAACACTGCAAATGTTGCCTTGTTTCACAAGCAACAGATAGCCACGGGTTTGAGTGTTCATattaaattcttcaaaatatcctttCATGctagcacaagaaagaaattaacacAGCTTTCagacaacataagggtgagtaaataatgacagaattttatttttgggtgaaccaacgaTCCTTTCATGACAAGCAGAAGAATGGTTAGTACTGCTGCACACATCTTATATCCAGGATCACATCCGTTTTTTTCTCAgcggtttactttcactttagacataaccagctgtgtttatatgtaaacctttttttttttttttttttttttactgtattggaGCAATCAAACTCGAAAGATAACTTGGTCCATaatcaggtgctgtttgacaggatttttagtgTGTGGCTgtcagtgatgggaataacggcgttataaataacggcgttactaacggcattactttttccagtaacgagtaatctaattgattactcttctcatcttaataacgccgttaccgttactgccaaaaaatgcggcgcgttactataacagatgatgaagctgttcttttttttcatcagaccaactagatctctgagcgagaggcaaatattttttttttactgttcttccttggttagtgggcagagcacgagacaagcccataaatgctgacgattggctgaggtagagtaaaatgtcattgtaagccaatcagaggtagagttgggcgggttttcgaaagcacgcatagtagtgatgggaattcggctcttttgactcagctcactgaaaagagccggctctttggctcacaaacggctctttaaatgactttgactataatatttcaatttttattacataattatttaatttctataggctaaatttgaaaaaatagagtcggctcttcagatatgcgagccagctcccgaagttcaactaaaagagccggctcttagagtcggctcattcgcgaatcgcgaacgactcatcaaaagctcattcgcgaacgagtcgatccatcatcactaacgctcattcgcgaacgacccatcatcactaacgctcatgaattgcgaacaacccatcataacgcatagtcggacaggacaggacacacaaggaacaacacaagccagtcagtcaacgagagacaggtatggcgacgagcccaaataatccaacagtagccttctctaaatagaagtatacattactttttccttcaagaaattaaagaaacaataaaaggaaatatcaaaagttcccaaaaatctatcgtgttatttgcattgatccactatataaacataatatctacatacatggaatttgattggaggctagtctcacttcagatgtgtgtacaatgtttcatgtttctgttaataatgtattgtattaagtgtccatttcattatactattcagatttatcataaataattgaacatgcacatgtattttaagttcctttaaagaggggtagaggtggggtcacatttgagcatttaaaatttaattttacttgaaagtaacgcaatagttactttcttaagtaactagttacttttaaaatttgtaactgagtaactaatttagttactttttggaagaagtaactagtaactgtaactaattactttttaaaagtaacttgcccaacactggtggCTGTGTGCACGCTccataagatataaaaaaaatatatgtgataTGTGATTTAAGACAATTTCAAATAATGAATGCACATTTTGCAGGACAAtaggatgcattttgaatgtccaGTATTCCTCAAACAACATTACAGTTCAGTCTCGTCTAGTTAACGAAGACGCGGCATAAATTCCATCATAatttcattttcagattttttttatctcgTCAATGTCCCGTTTTAGTCACAGAAATTTTTTTCGCTAACGAATATTTTTCGCAGTCGTCTTCGTTAACGAAATAAACCCTTCCAAACTGATAATCATATCACAGCACAaactaaaaaagtgaaagtgacaaaaaaagtgatagtgacatgacattcagccaagtatggtgatccatactcaaaattcatgctctgcatttaacccatccaaagtgcacacacacacacacacacactcctcagtcGTGGTATGAGGGtgaagagagcgctgtacattactagagttggggtactcgaacttggactcggactcgagtccaattttgaatgaactcggacttgtcacgcactagggtgaatttgtactcggacttgacacggacttgaacattttggactcggaaaatattccgagtacagttgagtccacgtcatgtgtaacaataaaaccagcataaaattgaaatgataaattaatgaatgtctccccttctgtcattttactgcacctcaccggcaggcagaagtctcatgcttgcagacgaaacacacgcaccactcactggatatcaatgtggattagtgatgggaagttcgattcttttccgcgagcCGGTTCTTttggacggtttgattcaataaaccggttgggaaaaaaaacagttcaccggatacataatccattgcgatgtatttgttattaaatgaactatcgtttcgtcagattgcccttcattcaagccctcggtttactcgcactcattacattagcacaaaatcagttcagaatcaatcaccaaaagaatcagttcggttcagacgcgctgtgagtcagtcggcttcatgctgaatcacgaatgcgcagtatcatccgctcctcggttctcgaatcggacgcgtccgaaagaaacggttttcggttcagtttactgatgatctgaaaactgatacaaccggttctcgagaacgagaatcgctcaaaacccgggtaggaaaatctgacagggtaggataaaatgtcaggacaccggcacatgctgcagttcagtatcatcagctgctctactcgtgtttatgttctgtttactacaaactcagtttgtgaatctgtcatcattaactataaatacagtatagatatttcataaatcatcccttattcatattaaacatggagtctttagagtcttaatcattgtccaacttccctgaaaacccctttggcccatacataatctacaatttACAGATTAGAAAcagaaacgtatatatatatatatatatatatatatatatatatatatatatatatatatatatatatatatatatatatatttttttttatatatatatagttttatcacgctttccgatgtttaacaaaatacttgaaaaattacacgcatgcgcagtatcatcagttcatcggttctcaaatcggacgcctccgaaagaaacggttttcggttcagtgtactggtgatccgaaaaccgatgcaaccgactaccagagacagcagcagcaaccaacagatgctgcacagctcagcattgcaggatttgcaagaccagaactgaccaaacaagcaatgcaactttatgatgcaagttctccaagacaacaagaaattcataatgtcatcattaaggatctcctcattggctgcactttacctctgtcaaatgtgggggagaggcattaaataactgaaatgtcatctttaactggaggacaatatagtgtgatacaataataaaataggttcatttgtattttcatgcacttgtaatataataaaacctttgaaaccttttttgataggaaactagttctgttgacataaaataaaaatgttcaatggcaatgactagatgtaacagtggtatttttttattacatttttatattgccattggtttaatgggttgaaaggttaaaatattaatagaatgtaaaaattcacaataccaatttataatctttttttaatttaattactttctggactcgggcggactcgactcggactcggcctttaagaactcggacttgagtccaactcgaccccttttggactcggactcggacttggactcgatgtttgtggacttggtcttgactcgtactcgacaaaggtggactcggacccaactctataCATTACACTCCCCCCAACTACAATTCCTTACGGCCTGAGACTCAAATTCAAAACCTTTGGATTACGAGTCCGAATCTCAAACCATTCGGCCACAACTACCCTTCCCCCAACTCAACTATAAGATCTTCAGATGAGAAAAGCTATAAAAGAATGGAAAGACGGTCTCAGTGAAGGTGGTTGTGAACGTGTATAGTTTAGTGTTAGATACAGGATCAGAAAAAGACACCGTTCCTTTGTCGAAGTCCAGCTGAACTCTCACCCGCTCCAGCTGTTGTTCGACAGGAAAACCAGACTCTTCAAACAGTCTGTGCTGCACACTCCACACACCCCTGTCAAAGAAATCATAACCCTTCCTCTGGTTTGATGCCGTGGTTACTCCAAGGCCCCAGGACGAGCTCTCTTTGACGTCCACGTCCCAGCAGTGCGTTCCTGAGTTAAACCCCTCTGAACCCAGAACGCAGGAGTGCTCGTCGAATCTCTCTGGATTATTAGGAAGCGCTTGACTGTTGGTGCTGCACACCAGACTGGTCAGATCATCAGACAAGAGGAGACCTGGATAAGCAGTGTTGGGATCCAGAATCACAGGAGCTGTTGAGACACAACCAACAGCTGCTTTCATTCATATAAAAGATCAGATCTCGGACGATGACCTCAGAATCACTTTTCTGAAGACTCACTGTTTTGGACGACGTCTTGCATCTTCTTCCAGGCTCTGAATGGCAGGTTTCCCAGGTAATGTGCCACGTCTATCAAAGCTCCAGAAGCCAGCTGTGGATCCGACCGAAAGCTCTGGACTCTGGAGGAACATTCAGAAGTCAGAACTGTAGCGGCTTTGTGACGTGTTCAGAAACAGAGACACGAGGGAAGAGAACAGATCACTCACCTCTCCATCGCATCCGGAAAGTTCtggcaaacaaacagaaaatgtgtTATCTCTTCCAATAATCAATAACTGAATCagtgatcaatcaatcaatgaataCCATTTTCTGAAACCAGACCTTTAGAAACAACACTTGATTGGCATTCATCATCTTCTCCAAgtctgtgattgtgtgtgaaagagctgaGATGTGTCTGTTGATCTCCTCAAACTTCTCCTGCATCATCTGATTCTTCCGCTCTTTTTCCTCCCTCAGCGCGGTGAGTGCAATCTCTTCTTCATCTCTGAGAAACTGATGGAGCTTCTCAAACTCCAGGTTAATTTGACGCTCCGTGCGCTCCGACTGACACTGAAATTAAACCAGATTCACTTTGATCATTTACATCCGAGTGTGAACAAGTGTGCATTctattaaatgcatccttgtagtgtacttcaaatcttacaaatgtatttttaaattgtacaatatgtataatattatttaaataaagtgtattataatgccaaaaaaatttatataatttttataatgtcgAAAT
This window of the Carassius auratus strain Wakin unplaced genomic scaffold, ASM336829v1 scaf_tig00003633, whole genome shotgun sequence genome carries:
- the LOC113070282 gene encoding nuclear factor 7, brain-like; this encodes MDSFSVKDISCPVCCEIFRAPVLLSCSHSFCKECLQQFWLTKTTRECPVCWRRSSRDDPPCNLVLKNLCESFLKKERNEELCSLHGEILKLFCLEDKQPVCVVCRDSQKHLNHTFRPISEVVSSHKEELKSLQEKLKHREKIKEECVKIFQHIQCQSERTERQINLEFEKLHQFLRDEEEIALTALREEKERKNQMMQEKFEEINRHISALSHTITDLEKMMNANQVLFLKNFPDAMERVQSFRSDPQLASGALIDVAHYLGNLPFRAWKKMQDVVQNTPVILDPNTAYPGLLLSDDLTSLVCSTNSQALPNNPERFDEHSCVLGSEGFNSGTHCWDVDVKESSSWGLGVTTASNQRKGYDFFDRGVWSVQHRLFEESGFPVEQQLERVRVQLDFDKGTVSFSDPVSNTKLYTFTTTFTETVFPFFYSFSHLKIL